One segment of Babylonia areolata isolate BAREFJ2019XMU chromosome 24, ASM4173473v1, whole genome shotgun sequence DNA contains the following:
- the LOC143298636 gene encoding uncharacterized protein LOC143298636: MDNSVWPLTAVIFSSLLLCVVDVSKMSTFSTTVLDNDTGLVWHLNDSENESAFSVRLTSPEECRDFQKEVSLDLLNGTVSMTAQRLSTTLHNHFCSWTVSAPVNRSIKMTFKHFVLGEGTSTRCAEGKLRANEGSGYSGPLLFDYCQWGLPPDVTSDQNEIQLQLSLFAGLSKLDLSFTFEIIPDHERPRLNVSYTSPFAGFVTSPGFDGYSRYPVHVLDNHTFHVPPHHTIMISFQQFDLFSRNNTGDCDSRYSDSVSLYKVTEMEQTLLWKKCGLQSIFPQVFDHNITLVFFSDRNWSRTGFRMTFTIHKKRFSPRQLHGKFDCSVPYYDDFQRHLHCNLFAECQKGEDEHLCPYNKGACNGSIAFEDKCYQYFDWSKAITWTDAFNECKKRNSELASLNTPEEWNAIENALDYGHRASVVFIGLRTADPNLPVIYKKMWQWSDESLAYFVHLKGEHVFPSCAALPWGWDNYSITFPCDEATNADFICEYESRHSSSNVPRRQLEFPRLETASDYNYGFDNITVVLCPEGHLTHDFLSCDPSTHCQKHQYVSSCQTTHGGTMPTFACENGIRTLPFTLVCDHRTDCLDNSDEEFCVHKQCADSTCKRSGECISFSHWCDGMQHCEDRLDEENCFLQPQAAVSRLPPPAVITLDGHGNFSLKPLSHNEACPRTHFRCSGEVAYCLPVYLRCNGVYDCPDHEDEEHCHHYLCPGFYRCRSSKVCLHPSHLCDGDYQCPQHDDELFCRLTCPPGCRCQGLAFVCSQRFLAANHPQLRYLDAKDSGMTPADLLDNFYLVHLHLASCGIEELPEMVFHNLRRLDLSDNHIRVINMNVFQKLENLRHLVLSNNRISVIRCVACTSQQMFLQNIDLSKSQLHEFDTEAFTNFSSIRSLNLSSSPIHTIGQAGFSQTPHLEQLDMRNIPLAHFPKTMLKALQGLRTVYAENYKLCCKATLPDYFDLNKCFAPTDDISSCEDLLRSNVYRFFLWIFASMSIAGNAGSFIYRLSGKEHVSKVGFDVLVTSLSVSDFLMGVYLVIIGAADRLYQGNYIWHDKAWKSSAFCQIAGCLSFLSSEVSAFIICLITLDRLLVFRYPFSVVRFRRRSAKIACVIAWAAGFALAAIPLLPMTSHWRFYGQTGICIPLPITRNIVNGRKYSFAIMSILNLFLFVLIALGQVFIFLSVRHNSITTDPTRQSRDIAIARTLATIVLTDFLCWFPLGLLGLLASAGVPIPEEVNVGIAIFVLPLNSALNPFLYTFNTQMEGRRRQTEQEMIRALEKRILAELYADDGCPRGRCLLSQKEAVNRIKTLVKVRSSCSMSSMDTASFLGRKQLRARNNRNNFFEDSATALNKQDAVAMVQDMLEREVLTLDDISPLLRRKPLRQVSDTAIIALRNNQSASEEEDVFENTDGISFA; encoded by the exons ATGGATAACTCTGTCTGGCCTCTGACGGCGGttatcttctcctccctccttctgtgCGTGGTGGACGTGTCCAAGATGTCCACCTTCTCCACTACGGTCCTGGACAATGACACGGGCCTGGTCTGGCACCTCAACGACTCCGAGAACGAGTCGGCATTCTCCGTCAGGCTGACCAGTCCCGAGGAGTGCCGAGACTTCCAGAAGGAG GTGAGCCTGGATCTGCTCAACGGGACAGTGTCCATGACTGCCCAGAGACTGAGCACCACGCTGCACAACCACTTCTGTAGCTGGACTGTGTCGGCCCCGGTCAACAG ATCCATCAAGATGACCTTCAAGCACTTTGTCCTGGGTGAAGGCACGTCCACAAGGTGCGCGGAGGGGAAGCTGAGAGCCAACGAAGGCTCAGGCTACTCGGGACCTCTGCTCTTCGACTACTGCCAGTGGGGGCTTCCGCCTGACGTTACTTCCGACCAGAACGAGATCCAGCTACAGCTGTCCCTCTTCGCCGGGCTCTCCAAGCTGGACCTCAGCTTCACGTTCGAGATCATCCCAGATCATGAGAGGCCTCGCCTCAACGTCAGCTACACCTCTCCTTTCGCCGGGTTCGTGACCTCTCCCGGTTTTGACGGGTATTCCCGTTACCCTGTGCACGTGCTGGACAACCACACGTTCCACGTGCCCCCTCATCATACTATCATGATCAGCTTCCAGCAGTTCGACCTCTTCTCGCGCAACAACACCGGCGACTGCGACTCTCGCTACAGTGACAGCGTGTCTCTGTACaag GTGACGGAGATGGAGCAGACGTTGCTGTGGAAGAAGTGCGGACTGCAATCCATCTTCCCGCAG GTGTTCGACCACAACATCACACTGGTTTTCTTCAGCGACAGAAACTGGAGCCGTACTGGTTTCCGCATGACGTTCACCATCCACAAAAAGAGGTTCTCCCCCAGACAGCTGCACGGTAAGTTTGACTGCTCCGTTCCCTACTACGACGACTTCCAAAGACACCTCCACTGCAACCTGTTCGCCGAGTGCCAGAAGGGTGAAGACGAACACCTGTGTCCGTACAACAAAGGAGCCTGTAATGGATCCATCGCCTTCGAGGACAAATGCTACCAGTATTTCGATTGGTCCAAAGCGATCACGTGGACTGACGCGTTCAACGAATGCAAGAAACGTAACTCGGAACTGGCCAGTCTGAACACCCCTGAAGAATGGAACGCCATCGAGAACGCGTTGGACTACGGTCACCGTGCGTCGGTGGTGTTTATCGGGCTTCGAACCGCCGACCCGAACCTGCCGGTGATCTACAAGAAGATGTGGCAGTGGAGCGACGAGAGCCTGGCCTACTTCGTGCACCTCAAGGGAGAGCACGTCTTCCCCTCCTgcgctgctctcccctggggctGGGACAACTACTCCATCACCTTCCCGTGCGACGAGGCCACCAACGCTGACTTCATCTGTGAGTACGAGTCTCGCCATTCGAGCAGCAACGTGCCACGCCGACAGCTGGAGTTCCCTCGCCTCGAGACCGCTTCCGACTACAACTACGGCTTCGACAACATCACGGTGGTGCTGTGCCCGGAAGGTCACCTGACCCACGACTTCCTGTCATGTGACCCCTCCACGCACTGTCAGAAGCACCAATACGTGAGCTCGTGCCAGACTACCCACGGCGGAACTATGCCGACGTTCGCctgcgagaacgggattcgaaccttgCCGTTCACGCTAGTGTGTGACCACCGCACGGACTGCCTGGACAACTCGGACGAGGAGTTCTGCGTGCACAAGCAGTGCGCGGACAGCACGTGCAAGAGGAGCGGGGAGTGCATCTCGTTCAGCCACTGGTGTGACGGCATGCAGCACTGCGAG GACCGACTGGACGAGGAGAACTGCTTCCTGCAGCCCCAGGCCGCCGTGTCCCGCTTACCTCCCCCTGCCGTCATCACGCTGGACGGCCACGGGAACTTCTCGCTCAAGCCTCTCTCCCACAACGAGGCTTGCCCCAGGACGCACTTCCGGTGCTCGGGCGAGGTGGCCTACTGCCTTCCGGTGTACCTCCGCTGCAACGGGGTGTACGACTGCCCGGACCACGAGGACGAGGAGCACTGTCATCACTACCtgtgtcctggtttctaccgcTGCCGCTCCTCCAAG GTGTGCCTGCACCCCTCCCACCTGTGTGACGGAGACTACCAGTGCCCGCAGCATGACGACGAGCTGTTCTGCAGACTGACCTGCCCGCCGGGCTGCCGCTGCCAGGGGCTGGCCTTCGTCTGCTCGCAGCGATTCCTCGCCGCCAACCACCCCCAGCTGCGATACCTGGACGCCAAGGACTCGGGCATGACCCCGGCGGACCTTCTGGACAACTTCTACCTGGTGCACCTCCACCTGGCCAGCTGCGGCATCGAGGAGCTGCCCGAGATGGTCTTCCACAACCTGCGGCGTCTGGACCTGAGCGACAACCACATCCGGGTGATCAACATGAATGTCTTCCAGAAGCTGGAGAACCTCCGCCACCTGGTCCTCTCCAACAACAGGATCTCCGTCATCAGGTGCGTCGCCTGCACCTCCCAGCAGATGTTCCTGCAGAACATAGACCTGTCCAAGAGCCAGCTTCACGAGTTCGACACGGAGGCCTTCACTAACTTCTCCAGCATCCGGTCCCTGAACCTGTCCTCCAGCCCCATCCACACCATCGGCCAGGCGGGGTTCTCCCAGACCCCTCACCTGGAGCAGCTCGACATGAGGAACATCCCCCTGGCGCACTTCCCCAAGACCATGCTGAAGGCCCTGCAGGGGCTGAGGACGGTGTACGCTGAGAACTACAAGCTGTGCTGCAAGGCCACCTTGCCGGACTACTTCGACCTCAACAAGTGCTTCGCTCCCACCGACGACATCTCTTCCTGCGAAGACCTGCTTCGCTCCAACGTGTACCGCTTCTTCCTATGGATCTTCGCCTCCATGTCCATCGCCGGCAACGCGGGCAGCTTCATCTACCGGCTGAGCGGCAAGGAGCACGTGTCCAAAGTGGGCTTCGACGTGCTGGTGACCAGTCTCAGCGTGTCGGACTTCCTGATGGGCGTGTACCTGGTGATCATCGGGGCGGCGGACCGCCTGTACCAGGGGAACTACATCTGGCACGACAAGGCCTGGAAGAGCAGCGCCTTCTGTCAGATCGCCGGCTGCCTGTCCTTCCTGTCCAGCGAGGTGTCGGCCTTCATCATCTGCCTCATCACCCTGGACCGCCTCCTCGTCTTCCGCTACCCCTTCTCCGTGGTGCGCTTCAGGAGGAGGTCGGCCAAGATCGCCTGTGTCATCGCCTGGGCCGCGGGTTTCGCCCTGGCCGCCATTCCGCTGCTGCCCATGACCTCCCACTGGCGCTTCTACGGACAGACAGGCATCTGCATCCCGCTGCCCATCACCAGGAACATCGTCAACGGGCGAAAGTACTCGTTCGCCATCATGAGCATCCTGAACCTGTTCCTGTTCGTGCTGATCGCCCTGGGCCAGGTGTTCATCTTCCTGTCAGTGCGCCACAACTCCATCACCACGGACCCCACGCGCCAGTCACGTGACATCGCCATCGCGCGCACCCTGGCCACCATCGTGCTGACGGACTTCCTGTGCTGGTTCCCGCTGGGCCTCCTGGGGCTGCTGGCCTCGGCGGGGGTCCCCATCCCTGAGGAAGTGAACGTGGGCATCGCCATCTTCGTGCTGCCGCTCAACTCGGCGCTCAACCCCTTCCTCTACACCTTCAACACGCAGATGGAGGGCCGCCGCCGCCAGACGGAGCAGGAGATGATCCGCGCGCTGGAGAAACGCATCCTGGCGGAGCTGTACGCCGACGACGGCTGTCCCCGCGGGCGGTGCCTCCTGTCGCAGAAGGAGGCGGTGAACCGGATCAAGACCCTGGTGAAGGTGAGATCCTCCTGCTCCATGTCCTCCATGGACACCGCCTCCTTCCTCGGCAGGAAGCAGCTCCGGGCCCGCAACAACCGGAACAACTTCTTCGAGGACTCGGCGACGGCGCTGAACAAGCAGGATGCCGTAGCGATGGTTCAGGACATGCTGGAGCGCGAGGTGCTCACGCTGGACGACATCTCTCCGCTGCTGCGCCGCAAGCCGCTCCGGCAGGTGTCGGACACCGCCATCATCGCCCTCCGCAACAACCAGTCCGcgtcggaggaggaggacgtcTTTGAGAACACGGACGGTATTTCTTTCGCTTGA